The window caaaaaataataATCTAAAAAACCGAACACGTGCGAAAAAATAATAAAATTCGGAGGGAGTGCCCAGAACCAACATGCAGCGGCGGCTAAAAGCGCGCCAAATGGTGCGCTCTCGACCCATACCAAGTGACCCTTGAAGGCCCCCGAAGGAGCGCTCCTTCATTAGTTGCTCCCTCACTAGTAGGATGCTGACTTGAGCTGCAAGGTACATGATCAATTGCTAGCTCGGATGCATAAATACGTGCGTAGGAAAATCGGCGGCTCCTATTTGGGCACTATCTAGCGCCCAAGTGCGTACCCCCCACTCTGTACCAGTCGCACAGGGGCCGGCCAACTTTTTAGGATTTTCACGTGCATTCTCGCCCGATTTTCggaaggttctagaaccttcTTCGAACCAGGatctttttcttgtttttttgttcgggttttcttttttctttttttcttttctctcttttcttctttactttttctttttttgtgatttttctttTAAAAATCGTGAACATTATTTTGTTCATCAGATTCAAAAAAGGTTCAACAATGTAACAAATATTCATTGAATTCATATTTTGTTCATCTAATTTGATTTTTTtatcaaattcaaaaaatgttcatcaaatttaaaaatattcatcaaATTCTAAATTTGTTCAtctttttttcaaaatatgttcatCAAATTCAAAAAGTGTTCAGTGAATTCAAAATTTGTTTATCCATTTTTGAAAAAAACAATGTTCTCCATAATGGACAATTTTTTCATCAAGCtcaaaaaaaattcatcaaatttTGGATTAGTGAATTTTTGAACTTATGAACATTGTTTGAATTCACATTTTTTTTCAACATGTGAAATTTTTTAGATCATGAATTTTTTTAAACCACGAGCATGTTATGATTTCTGGAACATTTTATCAAAAATCATTTTTCCTTAAATTTTGAACTTTTTTGATATTCAGAATTTTCTTAAAGaagaaaaaacaggaaaaaaaataCGAAATTAAAAACCTGGGGCACCCAACCCCGCTTATTTGCCGTACCATGAGGGGCGCGTGGGAGGGGAGTTGGTGCGCGCTCGCCAGTGCCCCACACGCGAAATAGGAGCTTTGCGAAAATCCGTGCTTGCTCCTTTCCTTCCTTCCTGCGTCGTCGGAcagtgcgccacttgtcgcaacctagAGAGGTGCGAGTGACCTTTGCAAAAAGTGCTCCTTAATCAGTGATTTCGTACTAGTGAACAACGCACGTCCTCTACGCAGGAAGGAATGGGAATTTCCAAGTGGGGGCCCATTATTTTTCTGATGGACTCCGGTACTCCTCAATCCGCATTTATTGCGTCGCACACAATGACACAAGGCAACACTATACTTACTCCATTGTGTGCATGTAACTGCCCATGGACTTTGGTGAAGAAATGATTTACTTAACACCATTGACAACTGGATAATAGTATCAGATGCACGCACCATGCAGTTACAACAAGGCTAATAATAATCAACAAACGCTAATTGAGGGCGTAGCACTTCTTCCTGATCTCCCCCTGGGTCCCGGTGAGCACGCCGACGTCGCCCATCTTGGTCATGGACGCGCTGAAGTCCCTGAAGAACTCGGCGTCGAACTTGCCGGTGGCGATGCGCTGGACGTAGTCCCTGGTGTCGGCGTCGAAGAGGAGCGCGGCGTCGGAGCGGAAGAGGCCCCTCCGCTTGGCCACGTGGCGGTAGTAGCTGGTGTCGAAGGTCTTGAAGCTGCCGGGGTCCATCTCCGACAGCATGGCGCGGTCGTCGACGCTCCTGCACTTGAGCCTCAGCTTGTCGGCGTACTCGCTGTCCAGGGACGGGTCGACGAGGCCATCGGTGGTGTTGTAGAGCCGGTCCACGAAAGATGGGCAGTGCGCCGTGCCGAGCGTGTGGGCGCCGGAGAGGACGACGAGGTCCTTGAGGCCGAGCCCCTTGGAGGCGAAGATCTTGGCGAGCAGAGGGACGTCGCCGGAGGCCGGGGGCAGCTGGCTGCTCGCCTCCGCGGCGCTGGACACCCGGCCGTCCCTCCTGCCCAGCGCCACCGGCCAGGAGGGGCCCTTGGCCAGCACGACGGCGTCGCGGGACATGAGGGTGAGCACGTCGGCGCAGGAGACGACGCCCGGGCACGCGGCCTCCAGCTTGGCCTTCACCCGCTCCACGGAGCCGAACCCTCGCAGGCTCTTGTTTGGTTTCGCGTCCTTCTCCGCCACGTTGCCCTCCGTGGACTCGAGGAGGACGGAGGCATCACAACCCTGCGATGAAACCATTTGCATGTAAGTAGACATGTGTCAGAGTCTGACATGGTCGATAGCAGCAGAGCTAGGTACGTACTCTGACGAAGCAGTCGTGGAAATGGAGCCGGAGGAGCGGGCCGGCGAGGCTGGGCGCGACGGCGATGATCTTGGCCATCTCCTCGCGGACGATCTTCTCGGCGTCCGGGCATGTCTTGCTGTAGAAGCCGATCTCTAGATTAGCCACCGCTGCCGAGCTAGCTGCGAGGGCCAGCAGGGCCAGAGGGAGCAGCAAAGGCCTGATCGCCATGGACCTCAGCCAATTACAGGATCGAATTAAGCTCCAATTGTTTGGCTACGGAGAAGAATGTCTATAGGTACCGGTGGTATCTATGTCGATGGTGGTGTGTATATGCCTCGCAACTCCCTGTATTTATACATATGTGATATGTCGGCCGGCCGGTTACGTAGTCTTGGGTGCATGCATGTCAACGTACGTGTTACAAGTTACAACCTGTTTTCTATGTACACATGCATGTGCTAACTACCATCTCAATGCAACCGCCTCAGTTATCAACTGATCGATGCAAACCGCGGCTGGACGAACAAGTCAATGCGGAAAAAAGGGAAGAAAATAAATGTTGCCGAGGCCGTTCAATCGTCCATGATTGGCGTCCATCGTAACATGCCATGAATCTATCATCTGTCTCTGAACTGGTTTCAGCGGATTGGATGGCAATTATATATCCGATAATTTTGCCACAAGATATAGTATGCACCAAGGGAATAATAACCTTCTTTAGCGGCGTAGCGCCATGTGCTTGATCGATGCATGATTTGGGCAGGCCGTATATATCTAATACTATCTCTGCAGAATTTCCATGGGTGACTTGTTGCTTCAAGTCCAACGCTCCTAATTTGTACGCTATGGCACGCCAATTACAATCATTGGGTTCTCTCTTAGTGTGTCATTGCAAGGAACACAATTTTTTCGCGAGCAATGTATTCATATGAAGGGATTTTACGGAACTTTTATGTACTAGTGCAGTATCATGACGGTAGGCTAAAACGATGGGGTAGTTATGATCCTAAATAAACTAGTGCGCAGATTTTTTGTAAAATATTTACATAGGATCAATTTGTTCGTAACAAAATTGGATGGTCATAGCGATGACTTACAATGAAGGCGTGAGAACACTAGTGCAGAATTCGGTAATGCCATCAACTGCATTGGACCCagccgattttatcccatttccgaGCAAGTCGGGTCAATGATAGGCGACCCCTCTTTTGTTCGGCCCCACATGCCTTTCACTTTCCCTTCTTCTCTAAATCCGCTTCTTCTCCCCTGCATAATTCCCCTCCATTTCCAAGTCCCTAACCCTAAATTCCAGTGGTTGGCACACATCTACCACCGCCTTCATCGTTCGGCTGCATCCACACTAGCACACATCTTCGTTTGCATTTAACACACACAATTTCTCCACTCTAATACGCCCAACTTCTCCATTTTGACCAACACCAAAATTATGGATATGCAATTTTGGCGCATGCGGGGAGAAGGATTTATGGCTGTACCATCAGGGCACGCGTAGAGAGGGAAGCCAAGGAGAGGTCATGTCCTCCTCAATCTCCACCAAATCTTCAATTTCTCCACACGACATGTATCAAATAGGTAATTCATTGCTCTCCACTTCTACAGGAGCATCACTTCGGCTTGAATGCCGGCAACTACCACCCTACCTCACTCTGCTATTTAACCAACCATCAAAAgctattagcatccccaagcaaGCCCTTCATCCATTCTTTACCTTCCCTAACATCAGACTGATCTCTGAAATGGTATCCTTCGTCCACCCAAGAACAATCAAAGAGCAACTTCACCCCCTCCCAGCTTGTCCATCGAGAATGAGCTCCGCGTGTGGGCTATCTTCTATAGGAGGAGCTCGTGGGACAAGACGAGCGTGTTCCTCCAAGCCGGGTTTGGCTAGCACCACAT is drawn from Aegilops tauschii subsp. strangulata cultivar AL8/78 chromosome 1, Aet v6.0, whole genome shotgun sequence and contains these coding sequences:
- the LOC109760812 gene encoding peroxidase 1 — protein: MAIRPLLLPLALLALAASSAAVANLEIGFYSKTCPDAEKIVREEMAKIIAVAPSLAGPLLRLHFHDCFVRGCDASVLLESTEGNVAEKDAKPNKSLRGFGSVERVKAKLEAACPGVVSCADVLTLMSRDAVVLAKGPSWPVALGRRDGRVSSAAEASSQLPPASGDVPLLAKIFASKGLGLKDLVVLSGAHTLGTAHCPSFVDRLYNTTDGLVDPSLDSEYADKLRLKCRSVDDRAMLSEMDPGSFKTFDTSYYRHVAKRRGLFRSDAALLFDADTRDYVQRIATGKFDAEFFRDFSASMTKMGDVGVLTGTQGEIRKKCYALN